The Corallococcus caeni region CGTGCTCACCCTGGGGGAGACCCGGCTCAAGGTGATGCCCGAGGACACCCGCGAGCGCGCGTTGCTGCTGTCGTCGCGCGACCGCTTCGGGGCCCTGGTGGGCACCAGCCGCCGGATGCGGGAGGTCTTCACGTTCCTGGAGCGCATGGCGCCTGTCGACTCGGATGTGCTCATCCAGGGGGAGACGGGCACCGGCAAGGAGCTGTGCGCGGAAGGGCTGCACCACGGAAGCCCGCGCGCGAAGAAGCCCTTCGTGGTGGTGGACCTGGCGGGCATCGCGCCGTCGCTCATCGAGTCGGAGCTGTTCGGCCACGTGAAGGGCGCCTTCACCGGGGCCCAGGCGGACCGGGCCGGCGCCTTCGAGAGGGCGCACGGGGGCACCGTCTTCCTGGACGAGGTGGGCGAGCTGCCCCTGGAGCTGCAGCCGCGCCTCTTGCGCGTGCTGGAGCGCCGCCAGGTGAAGCGGGTGGGCGGCAACGACTACCGGGAGCTGGACGTGCGCGTGGTGGCCGCCACCCACGTGGACCTGGAGGCCGCGGTGAAGGCGGAGAAGTTCCGCCGGGACCTCTTCCACCGGCTGGCCGTGCTGCGCGTCGTGCTGCCGCCCCTGCGCGAGCGCCCGGAGGACATCCCGATGCTCATCGACACCGTGCTGGAGCGTCTGGGCAAGCCGCCCAGCTCCTTGTCGGACCAGACGCGCGCCCTGCTCGTCCAGTACCCGTGGCCGGGCAACGTGCGCGAGCTGCGCAACGTGGTGGACCGCGTGGTGAACCTGGGCGAGGAGTCGCTGCCCGACATCGACCCGGGCATCCCCGGCCGTGCCGCCTTGCGCGCGGGCGGGCTGGACCTGGCCCAGCCCTTCAAGGAAGCGAAGGAGCAACTCGTCGAGGGCTTCGAGCGCGACTACCTCAAGAGCCTCCTCAAGCGCTGCGAGGGCCGCTTCAACCGCGCCGCCCGGGAGGCCGGCATCGACCGGGTGTACCTGCGCAAGCTGATGCGCAAGCACGGCCTGGAGCTCAGCGACGGCAAGCCCGGGGCGGACGAAGACGACGCCGGGTGACTCCCGTCACCTGGTGGGACCGCCACCGGGTGACTCGAGTCACCCACCCGCGAGCCCCGCGGGGTGGCGGCTGCCTCGGAAGGCCCGGCGCGCCCCGACGCGCGGAGCGCTGGCATCGCTCCTGCTTAGGCAAGGCGTACCGGCCATTCACGGCCCCTCCGACCCCGAGCACGCCATGTTCTCCTCCGTCTCCTCCCGTTCCAACCCGTCCTCGCTCCTCGCCTCCCTGCTGAAGCCGTCCGCGCGGACGCAGCCGTCGCCGCAGCCCCAGCCCTCCCAGGGCGCGTCCGCGGCGGCCCTGCGCCAGCAGCTGTTCCACACGGACCGCTTCGAGTCCTCGCCGTCGGCGCGGACGCAATCGCAGTCACTGCCCTCCACTCCGACGACCCGTCCCGCGGGCGCGGGCTCCGACCCGCTGGGCGCGGACGCCCTCGTGCCGGCCAGCTCGCATGATGCCTCCAGGGACTACCCGGCGCTCTCGTACGCGGATGACAAGCAGTACAACGGGCAGCCCCTGGGCTTCTGGAAGCAGAACGTCTGGGATTCGGCCACCAAGGCAGGCGCCACCCCCGAGGAGGCCGCGCTGCTCGTCGCGCAGGTGATGCAGGAGGGCGGCACGGACTTCAACAAGAGCGGCGCCGCGACGAACTACGGCCCCTTCAACCTGAACCAGGACCTGCTCCAGACCTACGGCAAGCACCTGCCGGATGACCTCCAGAAGCTCAACGGCAGCAGCCCCGAAGCCATCGACCTCAACGTGAGCAACGCGCTGGATGCGATGCGCGCGGTGGGGGCCAACAACTACCTGCACCACGTGCGCGGCGGCCGCACCAACTTCGAGCACCCTGAACAGCGCATCAGCGGCAACCCGGCCGTGAAGGGCGACGACGCGTTCGCCTTCGAGCGCAGCCTGACGAACAACGCGCGCCTGTTCCTGGAGGCCACCCGGGCCAACCCGTCCGCGCTGACCGACAACCAGCGCTTCGCCTCCGACATCCCGAACATCTGAAGCAGCGGGTGGGCGTGAAGCACAAGGCCCCGCGTGTGATGCACGCGGGGCCTTTTCGCGCTCTGACACCGCGCGAACTACGAACCGGACTCGCGCGAGCCGAAGGAGTTGTTCTTGGAGCCGATGCCGGAGGAGTCCCCCAGCGTGGCGGAGTGATTCGCGTTCGCGGCGGCGAGCGCGCCCGCGTCACCGCCCTGGGGATTGACGATGAGCATCCCGCCGCCATGGAACGAATCCCAGCCGGAGTTCATCGCCTGGGTGAGGTGCTGGAGGTCCACGTCGTACTTGTCGCCGGTGGCCGGATCATGGATGCGGTACTGGCCCTGCGCGTTCTTGCCGTCGATCTCCACCCAGTGCGCGCTGCCGGCCGGCGTGTTGCCGGAGGCGCCGGGCTGGATGAGGTTGGAGTCGACCATCGCCACCGCCTTCTTGCCCGAGTCGAGCGCGGCGTTCAGCGCGTCGCGGTCGAAGTTGGCGGCGCCGCGCGTGACCTCGAAGCCCTGGCCCGCGAGCATCTGGCCCATCTGGTCCGGCGTCGTGCCCTGGCTGTCGGAGTAGCGGGACTCCAGCGACTGGACGAGCTGGGCGTCCGTCTGCCCCTGGCCGCCGCCGTTGGCGCGCACCAGCATCGCGGCGGCCGTCGCACCGCAATTGGTGGCGTCCGTCTGCCGGAGGACCGGCGTCTGCTGGGGCCAGCCCTTCGCGCCAGAGCCCTTCGCGTCCGTGAGCGAGGGCACCTGCTCCATCTGGGACAATTCCAGGGGACGCGCGCCCAGGGGCTGTCCGGCCCCCGCGGCCTGGGCGGCCCATTGCCCCGCGACCTCGGGTGACTCCTCGAAGCGGTCCTGCTGGAGCGCGTGGAGTTGCTCCGTTTCCTGGACCGGCTCGGGAGCGCGCTGGCCCTGGACGGGAGCACGGCCTTGCGTCGTGGCCGCCTGCTCGGGGGGCAGGGAGGGAGGGAGATTCTGGGGACGCGTGACGTTCATGAACAGCCCTTGCGCTCGGGGGAGGCAACCGCGGACGGCGGTCCCACCATTATCGAAGAAGGCACTGGCCGGGTTGTGGGGGCATGGTGATGGCAGCGCGGGGGCCCATAGGATGGCACCCACCATGAAGACCCCGGACGCGGACGCGCGCGACGACACGCTCCCCGCGCGCCG contains the following coding sequences:
- a CDS encoding sigma 54-interacting transcriptional regulator: MSTRDDRQEGREALSSERTRTLPAKDGGKVRLKLWVLSGPGAGKGRPLPVGSYLLGKSADCDIVLEDGTVSRHHLRLEVEEDRVVATDLGSYNGSFCEGLRFSELEVRPGAVLTLGETRLKVMPEDTRERALLLSSRDRFGALVGTSRRMREVFTFLERMAPVDSDVLIQGETGTGKELCAEGLHHGSPRAKKPFVVVDLAGIAPSLIESELFGHVKGAFTGAQADRAGAFERAHGGTVFLDEVGELPLELQPRLLRVLERRQVKRVGGNDYRELDVRVVAATHVDLEAAVKAEKFRRDLFHRLAVLRVVLPPLRERPEDIPMLIDTVLERLGKPPSSLSDQTRALLVQYPWPGNVRELRNVVDRVVNLGEESLPDIDPGIPGRAALRAGGLDLAQPFKEAKEQLVEGFERDYLKSLLKRCEGRFNRAAREAGIDRVYLRKLMRKHGLELSDGKPGADEDDAG
- a CDS encoding papain-like cysteine protease family protein; translated protein: MNVTRPQNLPPSLPPEQAATTQGRAPVQGQRAPEPVQETEQLHALQQDRFEESPEVAGQWAAQAAGAGQPLGARPLELSQMEQVPSLTDAKGSGAKGWPQQTPVLRQTDATNCGATAAAMLVRANGGGQGQTDAQLVQSLESRYSDSQGTTPDQMGQMLAGQGFEVTRGAANFDRDALNAALDSGKKAVAMVDSNLIQPGASGNTPAGSAHWVEIDGKNAQGQYRIHDPATGDKYDVDLQHLTQAMNSGWDSFHGGGMLIVNPQGGDAGALAAANANHSATLGDSSGIGSKNNSFGSRESGS